From Miscanthus floridulus cultivar M001 unplaced genomic scaffold, ASM1932011v1 fs_201_2_3, whole genome shotgun sequence, the proteins below share one genomic window:
- the LOC136530784 gene encoding putative glycine-rich cell wall structural protein 1, whose protein sequence is MASTKLISLGLIVLMSMGLANAVRVARYSSADGTGTGGGGGGGYANGGGLGSGSGTGSGDSSPYGAHASAGGGGAGGGTSQYGGSGYGSGLGSGSGSSTYSQGVYSEFGPNGGESSNAGGAGGGGGGGQAGGAWNSNAQGSSSGTGSGSSYANRYWDGSSDAGASANGIGSGTGNSENGGGGGGSGAGTGYGNAYP, encoded by the coding sequence ATGGCTAGCACAAAGCTAATATCACTAGGACTCATTGTCCTCATGAGCATGGGATTAGCCAATGCTGTAAGGGTGGCTAGATACTCTAGTGCTGATGGGACCGGCACtggagggggagggggcggcggataTGCGAACGGCGGGGGATTAGGGTCTGGGTCTGGCACCGGATCGGGTGATAGTAGTCCTTATGGTGCCCATGCAAGTGCTGGAGGGGGTGGTGCAGGTGGTGGAACTAGCCAATATGGTGGGTCCGGATATGGTTCAGGGTTAGGGTCAGGTTCAGGATCTAGTACATATAGTCAAGGAGTGTATTCAGAATTTGGTCCAAATGGAGGAGAATCTTCTAATGCTGGTGGTgccggtggtggtgggggtggaggACAAGCTGGAGGTGCTTGGAATTCCAATGCTCAAGGATCCAGTAGCGGCACCGGTTCTGGCTCTAGTTATGCTAACAGGTATTGGGATGGTTCAAGTGATGCGGGTGCAAGTGCTAATGGCATTGGTAGTGGCACAGGAAATAGTGagaatggtggtggtggcggtggttctGGTGCCGGAACTGGATATGGCAATGCCTACCCATAA